The sequence acaattttgtaaaattttcttgACTTTTACTTCGGAGTTGCATGTAAGCTACTATTTTACTAACGCCGATCTTATTTCACTTGACAGTTGTGGAGATTGGAAAACTTCGAACTGCAAAATCTAACTTGAATACGACAGTGGCAACAGTTGTGTCGGAGCTTGAGCGAGCTCAGCTTCCAGCGCACAAAGCTCAAGGTCACGCCGAAATACTCAAGAATCGGGTGAGTTCTGTTTTGTTTGGACGATATTATTTTCTCACTCATCTTTATGATCGATTTTAAGGGATATTGATAGTATTTGTAGGTTCCATATTGTGAGAATAACTTAAGGGAAACACGATTATTGCTGGGTTGCGATGTTACCCAATGTGGAACGTATGAtggtaatataaataaaggtataagccacaaaggaaaaataaacaacggagtttcttgcaagatctttcgactcaacgtcctttactcagcaatttatctgctaagtaaaggacgttgagtcgacagatcttacagaaactccgtcgtttattttccttcgtggcttatacctttatttatggatttatcacgttccaaactttcgtgattcagttatacatgatgGTAATATACTTGACATTTTGTAGATATTTACATGTACAAATACTAACTTACTTTCAGTAGTTGGTGaatttaacagaaaataaaataaaatgagatcattatattatttaagtaCTATCTTCGAAAAGTCGTCATATTCATTTGGTTCTGTGGTACAAGAAAAATTATGGCAGCTGTAtcggtttttatattttatgtagaaAAGCTATAATTAACAGAAGATggaagatcttaaaaaaaaagaataatgaacaAAGCTTTCATGATAACGGCTATGAAAACTAGATTAAAACAATTAGAAAAACGTTTCAGTACTATAGGGACTTTTACTTCGCTGTGGAATTATCTGTAAAAGGCAAAGTTTTTAAtgggactttatatatatatatatatatatatatatatatatatatatatatatatatatatatatatatgtatgtaattgcaTATTCAATTACCTATCATTCAGTAGAAGAGTAACTAACACACCACTTTGTGAAAGCATTACTTTTACATAGTCTAAGATAACGGATGAGGTTGCAGACACCTCCGTCCCTTCTGTCATGCAAATTCCCACAAACAGACAAagtctccccacccccccccccaccccaacccctaaACCCAACCCCCTCCCAACCTTTACATCCGGCTTAATGCAATATCTGGTCTGGAGGAAGGTCGGTTCATGAGAGTTCCTGTTCTTCAGTATAATCTCCGTATGAGCACCAGTAACCCCCAAATCATGCGACAACCTCTTGTTTTTCCAGGCCGATGAACTGGATGATTTGCTGGCAGACACTCGTCAGGTGGCTGAAAATGCTCTGGAAGCCGCCAATGCTTATAATAACATCGTTATTGCCATTGATGATGCTTACAATGCCTCTGTTGTTGCCAAGAAATCTGCTATGAGGGTGAGTGTTTTCACTGTCGTGATTTTTACTTTGATTCTTTGGCTATTATTgtactataatatatttgtaattgattgttttattgtaatgttgtactataatatatttgtaattgattgttttattgtaatgttgtactataatatatttgtaattgattgttttattgtaatgttgtactataatatatttgtaattgatgttttactgtaatgttgtactataatatatttgtaattgattgttttattgtaatgttgtactataatatatttgtaattgattgttttattgtaaattattacataaaatcattattgataaaggataaaaagtaaaagatgTAGGCTTAAGAGGAGGGCGGAAAAGAACATCGTGCTAGAGTTTAAAGAAAGATAAAGTATAGATAATCTTTAGAGAGCCTCTCCTCTAGTCATCAGGTGGCTAATAATAGAGTTCATTCTTCTTCCTTGGGTTCTTTAGTGTTTTAGAAAACTTACTGATCGTTCTGACATGAATATTTCCAACTCATGACTTTATGACCTCGATGATGGTCAAATCCTGGGTCGAAATTTATGTTGAGAGGGAAAATTCACCCTGTACCTCACAaaacaatgattttttatttgtttgtactgCTGACTTTAAAGGTAAATGTCCTTCAAATGATTCATTGATTGCTCAACTATACTGGAATCTTTTTTTATAGGCTGTTGAAATGTCTGAAGGTATCAGTGACCAAGCTCTGGACTCTCAGAAGAAGTCTGAAGAAAAAGTATGGACTCGCTGAGCTGAGGGTGGTTCAAGTTGAAAGTGAGCTTCGTCCTCAGTTGATCAGTGCTCAGAAAGATGTACAAAATCTAAAAGATATCAATTTATACATCAGTGGCTCCTTAGCTGTCATTGACACGGTAAGTGTGGCTTAGTCTTAGGAAACCATTTCCGTTAAAACTCAAATCAGCTttgcaggcagtccctggttattggcaggggttacATTCTCGGCGGGGTTGCTGGGATAAGGTGAAAACAAAACTGTCATTTAACtgaaaacttggtgatttatggcaccttTGGGGTGGGGTCGAGcttcggttaatggcgcctctgttaggtatgttatggcgccataactccattattggcaccttatggcgctgataaacgaaacttggcctgttatgatgccataaatcaccaattttgtgttgctagacaagccccataaaaatGATTTGCCATTAACCGAGTTTGCCGATCACCAGGGACTCCCTACTTTCTCTAAGTGGTCATGAATGCTGAAACATAAAGTTGCTTTCACAATACTGCATGATTTAATAGATTAGAGCTGAAGTGAATTTGGCAATaatgaatgcaaacaaaaatcaacacaatATTATGGAATGTGTTCCATCATATGCTCTAAATCAGGGGTCCCAACCTTTTTGCGTAAAAGGGCCACATAATCATTCGAAATACAGATGAGGGCCGCATATTAGAATTATCCTTACTATCGGAGAAAGTTCACATTTATCTGTATATTATTCATCTTTTGAGTTTAGTTTAAGTTAAGAGTCTTACACTCTTATGCCAGCTATTGCTACGTAGgtattatcatataaattaaaaaaatatttattagtaGCTCGTgttttattgtagaatttgtgCAAGAAAAATAATGAGTTATTGAAAATTCAATATCTCTTATCTTTAATGGGAAACTTGATGCTGCATCTTATTTGCAAGCTTAGCAATATCTATTTCTACATTTGTAACAGAAAGTCTCAAAATTTGGTGAGGTGCTCATCAGTAAGCTTTGGTCCAAGTTTTGATTTTACTAGtatcattttgaaaatgtttgctcACAGATATATGTACTACCGAAAACTGAAAACATGCCAACAGCAAACTTTTTAAAGTCAGAATATTCTTCTGTTAGACtggaataaaattccaaaagGCTATTGTCTTGAAACGCGGTTTTCAGTGCATCATTGGCTTGCAAATCAATGATTTGCATTTGATAAATTCCTGGAATCTCTTCTGGTGATACACTGAAAgagttttgaaacatttgaatttcCTGCTTATGATCATGGAAGTCCTTAAATCTATTTGcaaattcttctttgtttttaaaaagtTCCATTGcctttatacatttttcttttgaggcAGTTGagtatttccttttctcattctGCAGCACTTTACAACAGGGAAAATGTATAAAGTTTCATCACTGAActgtttcataaaaatatctagagagagagagaggataacccTTATATTGCTCTGAGGGCCACACTGAGTATCATTAAGGGCCGCATGCGGCCCCCGCAGGTTGGGGACCCTGCTCTATAAATGATAACAGTGGGAGGCTTGTTAGATGTCAAAAGAACTTAGCCaaatatattatgaaaagttTGTGTAAATCCTTTGTAGATAAAGTTCCATAAAGAATCATGTGCATTGTGTAATTACTATTATATTTGTGAGTTGTGATATACTTTTCCTAAAAGTTAAGTATGTATGATTTCATAAACATAAAGTTTGAATGCTTGTCAACTTATCGGCTTTTGCAGTTATTTATCCTTTGTGATAGACGATAGAACACCGAAGGTTTACTTTTTCAGTAAAATCTCACTTAATCTCACGGTACATTGATCGGGTTAGTAAAAAACAATAGATTATTTCGTTAAACCTAAAATGTAATGAATTTTCATGGGAAGGGTATCAAACTAATATTTATGGATTTTCCAAGTTGTGAGCTATCTTTATTTTAAGACATTTAATGCATTTGTCGCTGCTATGtattgtattttgtaaatatttttcaaaaaatagataaaccacTGAGTCTGTCTGCAGTTAGGTATGTTTCACAGAGGAGAGGCAAGTTTTGTTTTATAACTCAGGGATTCTGGTTAGCTTTGAATGCATTTACaattggaaagaagaaaaaacatgatCTCGCTAAAAAGTATTGCTGTGCTGATAAATTTACAGTTTCGAACAACCAAaatccataatattttttttaattcatttttactcGCCTAAAAATCAGACGACATTAgtccaatattattttctttctaaaatttCAGTGGACTAGAGTCCCTTCAAGCTTCATCTATTTCTGAAGAAGCTGCAGATCTGAAAGGGAGTGCGGTTGAGTCCAGGGAAAGCGCCAACGAGGCCATTCTCAACATTGCAAACATTGAAGACCAGTTACCTCAAGCAGCTGAGGAGGCGCGTGCATTAAGAAAAATATTGCAGAAGGACAGAAAGCTATCCAGCTCGCGTACAAACAGGGTATGTATGGACCAACCAGGTTATGAAAATTCTACGTGGGACCGCATTTCCTTGGCATTTTTGATAAAGTCCAGTTATGTCAACCATTTATGAACTGTAAACTTTCGAAACCTTTCCGTATCACTATAATAGCTATCGTGTCTATTATATTTATAGGATAAATTTGCAAGATATAATCATGGTATTCCAGCTCAGTGGAAAGACAAGGCAGAGAGGATTTTAAAAATCATACCATTGTAATGGTGCACTCATTGCAGGTAGGTATAAAGAAATACCTTTCTCAAATGGCTGTTCTCCTAACTGATACACCTTATTTTCGAAGCttgtattttcatatgtaaattatgtaatttttgtaGCTGCAACCGCTGAACTAAGTATCATGTTAGCTCAGTCACTTCAGGCCTGGAAGTATTAGCATATCAATAAAACAATATCCTTTAGCTATTTGACAATGAGCAGCCCTAAAATAAACTACCTGACACTCTAAGTTAGGCCATTCCCTTTTCTTGCCTTTCAGGTGTCAGCCCGAAATTCCACTATTCATACATATCTATTAATAAATGATCTTGCTCCTGGATCCTATCCTGAGCTTAAATTAAGCAGAACTTACAGTTGGGTCATATGCCATATAACTTTCTAAAATGCATTTCAGTTGAAGAAGTGGAGCAAGTTGTCCCAGAAATGGTGGAGCTTGCCAGCACCTTCGTACCAGGA is a genomic window of Macrobrachium nipponense isolate FS-2020 chromosome 31, ASM1510439v2, whole genome shotgun sequence containing:
- the LOC135206528 gene encoding uncharacterized protein LOC135206528; the encoded protein is MLVVEIGKLRTAKSNLNTTVATVVSELERAQLPAHKAQGHAEILKNRADELDDLLADTRQVAENALEAANAYNNIVIAIDDAYNASVVAKKSAMRAVEMSEGISDQALDSQKKSEEKVWTR